One window from the genome of Ammospiza nelsoni isolate bAmmNel1 chromosome 16, bAmmNel1.pri, whole genome shotgun sequence encodes:
- the LOC132080522 gene encoding START domain-containing protein 10-like has translation MSRGGEMVYIPDDSDFSSFRDQCESLEGWHCRYNKAGVTVWSQGQEESCTVQKIKTRISCKDVPAETLYDVLHDTRYRSKWDSNMIETYDIGRLTVNADVGYYSWKCPSPLKNRDFVTLRSWLPLGNDYMIINYSVKHPKYPPRKDFVRAVSLQTGYLIKANGDGACILYYLTQVDPRGSLPKWVVNRVSQFVAPKAMKKIYKAGLKYPEWKRRHDPGYKPWVYPEQNTLPSVSLAELSVQHAESLENIDETGLPEEHLSTSDHEA, from the exons atgTCCAGAGGAGGGGAGATGGTTTATATCCCCGATGACTCCGACTTCAGCTCCTTCAGGGATCAGTGCGAGAGCCTGGAGGGCTGGCACTGCCGCTACAACAAGGCTGGCGTGACCGTGTGGAGCCAGGGCCAGGAGGAGAGCTGCACCGTGCAGAAAATCAAG ACCCGCATCTCCTGCAAGGACGTCCCTGCAGAGACGCTCTATGACGTGCTGCACGACACCCGCTACCGCAGCAAGTGGGACTCCAACATGATCGAGACCTACGACATCGGCCGCCTCACCGTCAACGCTGATGTGGGATACTACTCCT GGAAGTGCCCCAGCCCCCTGAAGAACCGGGATTTCGTCACGCTGCgctcctggctgcccctgggcaaTGACTACATGATCATCAACTACAGCGTCAAGCACCCG AAATACCCACCCCGCAAGGATTTCGTGAGGGCCGTGTCACTGCAGACCGGGTACCTGATCAAGGCCAACGGGGACGGCGCCTGCATCCTCTATTACCTCACCCAGGTGGACCCTCGAG GGTCGCTGCCGAAGTGGGTGGTGAACCGCGTGTCCCAGTTTGTGGCACCCAAG GCCATGAAGAAGATCTACAAGGCTGGGCTGAAGTACCCGGAGTGGAAGCGGCGGCACGACCCCGGGTACAAGCCCTGGGTGTACCCCGAGCAGAACACGCTGCCCAGCGTCAGCCTGGCCGAGCTGTCCGTGCAGCATGCCGAGTCCCTGGAGAACATCGACGAGACCGGCCTGCCCGAGGAGCACCTGAGCACCAGCGACCACGAGGcctga